A region of the Muricauda sp. MAR_2010_75 genome:
AACAATTTGGCAATGACCTCCACTTTCCCATTTTTGGTGAACTTAAGGGCGTTCCCCACAAGATTCATGAAGATTTGTGATAACTTGATCGGGTCTCCAAGCAGGGTTTGGGGAATGTTGGGGTCATAATCCAAAATAAGCTTCGATTTGTTCTCGTTTGCATTTTGCTGTAAGGAATCCACAACATCGGTAAGCACTTTTTCCAATTTGAACTCAATGTTCAGGGGTTCCAGCTTATCAGCATCTATCTTGTTGATTTGAAGGATGTCGTTGATGAAATTCAACAAATATTCCCCTGAAAACTTCAATGATTTCAGGTGTTCTTTTTGGTGCTCTGCCGGATTTTCCTCCAGCAATAAGTGCGTGAGCCCGGTCACGGCATAAAGAGGTGTTCGAAGTTCGTGGGTAACCGTAGAGAGGAAATTGGTCTTTGCCTCCATGGCGGAAACCGCAGAATCCCTGGCCAACTCCAATTCTTTGTTCTTGGTATATAATAGGTCGTTGGTCTTGAGCTTGATTTGGTTGTTCCTAAAAAGCGATACTGCCAGTAAAGAGATGATGGTCAAAAATGCGGAGGTTAATATGGCAGTGATCTCCGAACGGTTCTTGGATTCGCTCAATTCCTCGTTTTTGGCTTGGAGCTTGTTTATTTCATTCATTTGGTGCTCAAACCGAATTTTGTCTGCGGTACTGGCATCCAGTTTGGCCTTTTCTATATTAAAAATGGAATCTTTGATGCTCTCTAGAGCTCTGTTGTAGGTCAGGGCTTCATTATATCGCCCCATAACCTCGTAAATGTTGGACAATTGTTCATTCGCTGCCCGTATTTCTTTGGAAAACCCATGCTTTTCTGCCAATTCCAGTGCAGCTTTTGAGTGCACAATCCCCTCTTCGGTATCATTCAGTTCCATACTGATTTTGGCCAATTGAAGGTTTGCTTTTGTAGCTAGATAAGCTCGTTCTTTATCGTCTGAGTTAACAATAAGGGCATGCAGGTTTTTTATGGCATCGTCATATTTTTCGATGTTCGTAAAAATATAGGCTTCCAGGAGAAGGATATTGTTGCTGAGATTCCTGTTGTTGCTCAGCATTCTGGATTCTTCCAAAGATTTTAGGGATTGAAAGTTATTGCCCTCCTCAAAACGCAGAGCGGCATCCAAATACAAATGAAAAGCTTGGCCATAGGAATAACTGATATCCTTTAGTAGAATGCTGGCTCGATCCCAATAAAAAATAGCGGTTTCCCTATCACCTTCTTCCAAAAATAAACGGGCATATTGGTGGTAGGTGTCCAGCAAAAGCTTTACATCCTCATTATTTTCGGCAATATTGGCGGCTTCATCCAAGGTTTCAAGGGCCTTGTCCAACTTATTTTGATGCCTGTATTCGGTGAATTCGTCAAAGATGGCCTGTACTTTGGCCGTGGAACTTATATCTTTTTGATTTTGACCATAGAAAGCTTGGGTGCACATTAACATGCACAGCAGAAACAGCGTCTTAGCGCCAATCCATTTGTGTAGTAAGTTCGAGGTCAAACGTATTCTTTCTTTATAAGCAAAGCTATTAAATCAATAATTCTGGAACAATATCCAGTTTCATTGTCATACCATCCGATAATCTTCACCATTTTTCCAATAACGGATGTCATCAAAGAATCAAACGTACAAGAATGATAACTATTGTTTATATCGATGGAAACAATGGGGTCTTCCGTATAATGAAGGATGTTTTTCAATCCATTTTCAGCATATCTCTTAAAGGTAGCATTTATTTCTTCAATGGAAGTCTCCTTTTTAACATTAAAAGTGATGTCGGTAAGGGAACCATTGGGCACGGGAACCCGAATGCCACATCCTCCAATGACATCTGATAAATCAGGAAAAATTTTTGTCAAGGCTTTGGCAGCTCCCGTTGTGGTTGGAATAATGGATTGCGCGGCCGCCCGAGATCTTCTCAGGTCGCGATGCGGGCCGTCATGCAGTCTTTGGTCCGAAGTGTAGGAATGCACCGTGGTAATATAGGCCTGTTCAATTCCACACAGTTCATTTACCACCTTAATCATGGGAGCCGCATTGTTGGTGGTACATGAAGCGTTTGAAATGATGTCGTCCTCATTGGATAGAATCCCTTCATTTACGCCCAAAACCACCATTTGTATGGATTCATCCTCTGGTGGCACGGAAAGAATCACTTTTTGGGCTCCATTTTTCAGGTGAAACTCCAAATCCTGTCTTTTCTTGAATTTTCCAGTGGACTCCACCACAAGGTCAACCCCATGAGCTTTCCAGTCGATGTCTTTGGGATGCTGATGATTAAGCACACTGACTTTTTCTCCATTTACAATAATGTAATTGCCATTAGAAACAACATCAGCAGGTAGTGAACCATGAATGCTGTCATATTTCAGGAGATGGGCCAGCGTTTTGGCATCGGCCACATCGTTAATGGCGGCCACAGTAATATTTGGATGGTCTTGTAGTAGTCTAAAAAGCGTCCTTCCAATTCGGCCAAAGCCATTAATGCCGATTACAATTTTTTTCATGATAAGGTGGGCAGGTCAGACGACCTACTGTATATGTTTATGGGCTTTGTAGGAAGAGCGAACCAGCGCACCACTTTCTACATGTCGAAACCCCATTTCCAATCCGATTTCCTCATATTTTTTGAACTGTTCCGGCAAAATGAACTGTTTTACAGGGAGGTGTTTTTTGGAAGGTTGGAGATATTGTCCAATGGTGACCACATCAACATCTACTTTTCTCAGGTCTTCCATGGTGGCAATGACCTCATCTTCTTCTTCACCCAAGCCCAACATGATTCCTGATTTGGTTCGGTTGGCCCCATTTTTTTTCAAATAGTTCAATACTTCCAAGCTTCGGTCGTATTTAGCCTGAATCCGAACTTCACGGGTAAGCCTTCTCACGGTTTCCATATTATGGGAAATCACTTCGGGTGCCACTTCCAAAATCCGGTCCAAATGGGATTCTATACCCTGAAAATCGGGTATAAGGGTTTCCATGGTGGTTTCCGGGTTCATTCTCCGAACCGCTTTTACCGTTTCGGCCCAGATAATGGAGCCCATATCCTTTAGGTCGTCCCTATCCACTGAAGTGAGGACGGCGTGTTTAATGTTCATGATCTTTATGGAACGTGCCACTTTTTCGGGTTCTGCCCAGTCCACACTCTCCGGCCGGCCCGTCTTTACACCACAGAAGCCGCAGGAACGGGTACAAACGTTTCCCAGAATCATAAAGGTAGCGGTGCCTTCGCCCCAGCACTCACCCATATTGGGGCAACTTCCCGAAGTACAGATGGTATGCAGGTCATACTTGTCCACCAGACCCCGCAACTGGGTGTATTTCTTTCCGGTGGGGAGCTTAACCCTGAGCCATTTTGGTTTTCCTTTTGGAGGATGTACGCTTTCCGCTACGCTTGTGCTCATACAACAAAATTTGGTTTACAAAGATACGAAACTGGGAAGGAAACTTATACCGTTGAAACGGCTCACTTTTTTTTGATGATTTCGGCCAAAAGCTTTTTGGCACGCAGGAGCTTTACCTTGATGTTGTTCACGGGTTCATTGAGTTCTTTGGCGATATCGGCATAGCTCAATTCATTGAAATACCTAAGGTTGATGACTTTTTGATAATGGGGCTTCAATTTTTTGATGTCCTGTAACAAATTGGCAAGATTCTGTTCTGTGATGAGCCTATCTTCAACTGTTGGGGTTTCATCGAGCACTTTTTTCACCTCGTCTCCTTTGGACTCCATTTCATCCAGAAAGCTTCGCTTTCTTTTACGGATGAGGTCCACATGCAAGTTTTTTGAAATTGTGATGAGCCAAGTTTTGAACTCGTAGGTGTCATCGTAAGTATCTATTTTGTCAAAAGCCCTGGAAAAGGTGCGGATGGTGATGTCCTCGGCATCGTTCTCATTTTTGGTCCGCAGTAACTGAAACCCATAAACATCGTTCCAAAAAGTGTCCAAAAGCGTGCTAAAGGCAATCTGATTGCCTTGTTTGGCCTTTTGAATGTTTTCCTTAATGGATTGTTCGGTTTTCTCCAAAAATGTGATTTTGCGGTACGGATTGCAAAAGGAGGGTTACTGAAGTTCCGGCATGCTGTCTCTTTTGCACTCTTGTTCATCCGGTTGCTTTCCGCAGAAACCACAAGCTTCCCCATCTTTGTTCAAGTAGGGGTTTTGGCTCGCACAAGTGCCAGCAAACTTTCCGTCTTTTTTACCCCAGATTTTAATGGCTATTCCGGCGAATGCCAATGCCAATAGACCTATGGTCAACAATGCTAACTTCATAATCCAACTTTTATGCAAAGGTATAAAATACCCATCTAAAGTCGGTCCCCTTCGGGAATACTTTCAGGCGAATGGCCTAATAGTTGATATTGGCCACGATATTTTCCACTGATGGGGAGGTGTTTCCACCTTCGGGCTCAATGGTAATATAGCTTACAGCCTTGTCTGCATAGGGTAGGGCAAGAAGTTTCCCTTTATCATCAAATTGTTTGATGACACCCAAGTTTACCAACTCGCCATTGACCTCAGCCCACATTTGAAAGCATTTGTTCTCCGGTAGTTGGGGCACATTGCTCACATTGATGTACGATAATTTTTTAACGGGGTTGATATAGGCGATGGCCTTGAGCTCTTTTCCTTCACGCTGGCCTTTCACCTGATATTTTCGGGTATCTGGATTGTTCAGGACGATAAACTGGTTCCGCATGTCTTCCAGTTGGTCCTTCATATTGTCTTCCAAATACTTGATTTTGTTATTGACCAAGGTGTTTTCTTCTTGAAGACTTTGGTTTTGGCTCCAAAAGAAATAGGATGACCCGGCAAAGATCATAATGGCCACACTTGCGGCAATCGCATATTTATAGAACCTCTTGAAGACGGCCTTTTCTTGTTTGGCACTGGAAATGATGATTTCCTTGAGGCCCTCAGGGGTTTTCTTGGCATACATCTTTGCAAAGGTCTCCAAATTGTCTTGAAGCTCATTATAGGCGTCCCTTACCTCGGGATACATGGCAATATACCGTTCTGCTTGAAGCGTTTCTTCTTTAGAAGCATCTCCAACCAAATATTTTTCAAGTATGTCCGAATCTAAAAATAATTTAACTTTTTCTTTCATGGCAATAAGTTTAGCAATAACAATAGTGTCATGGTTGTACCGTAAATCTTTCCAAGTTCCCGAAGACCAATCTTCAATCTAGATTTTATGGTCCCCAAGGGAATATCCAGTTCATCACTTGCCTCTTGCTGCGTCATTCCTTCAAAAAACAGAGCTTCGAGAACAATTCTGTACTTTTCCTCTATTTTGTGCAAGTTTTCCTGGACATCGAGATGTTCGGGACTTATTCCACTCACTCCTAGATTATATACGTCTGAAACGTCTATTTGGACTTCCTTGTCCGATTTATTATTTACACTTCTTAATTTATCGATGGCGGTGTTGCGGGTAATTCGGAACAACCAGGTGAAAAGTTTGGCCTTGGAAGCATCATACGTATCGGCTTTTTTCCAGATTTTGATGAAACTTTCCTGAAGCACATCTTGGGCCAAATCTTCATCTTTTACCACCTTATAGGCCACACCAAAGAGTGTATCCCCGTAGTTTTCATACAATAAGGATATGGCTTTATCGTCCTTTTCAGCCAGTAGTGAAACAATATGTCTCTCGATCAGTGTGCTCATTTAGGGTGCAATATGATAAAATTTTAAGGGGCTAAAATCTAAAATAGGATTTATATCGTATATAGAACAAAGCTAAGGTAGAAAAAGCTTTATTTGCCGGCTTGGAAATTGAAAAGAAAGAGCCTTGGAGCTCATACAACATAAATGATTTTGGTTAGTTTGGTTTGGTATAACCCCCGTTATTGTTTCAATGCGGGGGTTATTTTATGATATTCACTTCTGGTTGAATTTTGATCTTGAACTTTTCGGCCACTTCTTTCTGGATTTGTTGGGCCAATTTCCATATTTCCATTCCCGTTGCATTTCCATAATTCACCAAGACCAAGGCCTGTTTTTCATGCACGCCAGCGTCTCCGAATCGTTTTCCCTTGAATCCACATTGCTCAATGAGCCACCCTGCCGGGATTTTATACTGTTCCCCGTCCACTTCATAGGAAGGCGCCTCGGGATTTTTTTTGATGAATTTTGTGTATGCTTTCTGTGAAATAACGGGATTTTTAAAAAAACTTCCACTATTTCCCAGTTCTTTTGGATCGGGCAGTTTGCTCTGTCGAATAGCAATCACGGCGTTGGAAATATCCCTAATGGTTGGGTGTACAATTCCCTTTTCCTTGAGTTCTGATTCTATGGTGCCATATCCCGTATAAAGGGTATGGTTCTTTTTTGTCAATTTTAAGTTTACGGAAGTGATGATATATTTCCCCTTCGCCTCATTTTTAAAAATGGAATCGCGGTAGCCAAATTCGCAGGCATCATGGCCAAACGCCACTAGTTCACCGGTCTCAATTTCCATAGCGGAGCAACTCACAAAGACATCTTTCAATTCAACACCGTAGGCCCCAATATTTTGAATCGGTGCGGTTCCCACATTTCCAGGGATGAGCGATAGGTTTTCCAAACCGCCATACCCTTTGTCCAAGCTCCACAAAACCAGCTCATGCCAATTTTCACCCGCCATGACCTTGATTTCCACATCATCTTCATTTTCATCAACAACGCTAATGCCTTTTAGGTTGATGTGCATCACAAGGGCATCAATATCTTTGGTAAGTAACATATTGCTGCCGCCACTTATGATGAATTTCTTCGGATAAGCCTCCAGTTCCAGAATTTTCTGCAATTGTGCCAATCCAGTAATTTCCACAAAATACCGGGCCTTCACATCAATACCAAAGGTATTGTATTGCTTTAAGGATATGTTTTCATGCAGGTTCACTTAATGGTATTGTACAATGTTAAGGCCTTGCCCAGAATGTGTACGGCCTTTACAAGTTGGCTTTTTTTCAGCACATAGGCAATCCTGATCTGATTTTTTCCCAAACCAGGTGTGGCATAGAACCCAGCTGCCGGGGCCACCATCACGGTGCTGCCATCAATTTCAAAGCTTTCCAGAAGCCACTGGGCAAAATCATCGGCATCGTCAATGGGCAACTCCACCACACAGTAAAATGCTCCTTGGGGAACGGCCACTTTTACGCCATCCAGTTTTTGGAGTTCTGAAACCAAAATGTTCCTTCTGGCTACATATTCCTCAATAACATTGTCAAAATAAGATTGCGGGGTCTCCAAAGCCGCTTCGCTGGCTATTTGTGCAAAGGTTGGAGGCGATAATCGCGCTTGGGCGAACTTGAGTGCAGTTTGAATCACATCCTTGTTTTTGGACACCAAACACCCAATACGGGCGCCGCACATGCTATATCTTTTGGAAACCGAATCCACCACTATGGCATTGGCCTCAAGTCCATCTTCCTGTAAAATGGAGTAATGGTACTTGTTATCATAAGTGAACTCCCGATAAACTTCATCGGCAATCAGGAACAAGTCATGTTTTTTGACCAAAGTGGCCAATTGTTGGATTTCCTCTTTGCTATATAGGTATCCCGTTGGATTTCCAGGGTTACAGATAAGAATGGCCTTTGTTTTTGGGGTGATGAGCTTTTCAAAATCTGCAATAGGGGGAAGGGCAAAATTGTTTTCGATGGATGATGCAATGGGAACCACTTTCACCCCAGATGCCGTAGCAAACCCATTGTAATTGGCATAAAAGGGCTCAGGGATGATGATTTCATCGTCCGCATCCATAATAGTGCCCATGGCAAAAGAGAGTGCTTCGGACCCACCTGTGGTCACAATAATGTCCTTGGCCGTAACATGGATGTCCTTTTTGGCATAATAGTGGGCAATTTTCTCCCGATAGGCCTCAGAACCCTCCGTCATACTGTACGCCAACACCTCAATGTTGTGGTTCCTAACCGCATTCAATGCAACTTCAGGGGTTTTTATATCGGGTTGACCAATATTGAGATGAATAACATGGATTCCGCG
Encoded here:
- a CDS encoding response regulator; protein product: MTSNLLHKWIGAKTLFLLCMLMCTQAFYGQNQKDISSTAKVQAIFDEFTEYRHQNKLDKALETLDEAANIAENNEDVKLLLDTYHQYARLFLEEGDRETAIFYWDRASILLKDISYSYGQAFHLYLDAALRFEEGNNFQSLKSLEESRMLSNNRNLSNNILLLEAYIFTNIEKYDDAIKNLHALIVNSDDKERAYLATKANLQLAKISMELNDTEEGIVHSKAALELAEKHGFSKEIRAANEQLSNIYEVMGRYNEALTYNRALESIKDSIFNIEKAKLDASTADKIRFEHQMNEINKLQAKNEELSESKNRSEITAILTSAFLTIISLLAVSLFRNNQIKLKTNDLLYTKNKELELARDSAVSAMEAKTNFLSTVTHELRTPLYAVTGLTHLLLEENPAEHQKEHLKSLKFSGEYLLNFINDILQINKIDADKLEPLNIEFKLEKVLTDVVDSLQQNANENKSKLILDYDPNIPQTLLGDPIKLSQIFMNLVGNALKFTKNGKVEVIAKLLKKEEDQVKLYFEVRDSGIGISEDKQKNIFDSFEQGSIQINREYGGTGLGLTIVKSLLGLFGSTIQLESELGHGSSFFFEMDLKCDDKAIDEVAFELNPEEFDFKGLHVLIVEDNKINQVITKKMLTKKEITCDIANNGNEAIDMAKANTYDCILMDIHMPGISGEEATRQIRKFDPDIPIIALTAISLDDSLESFYKAGCNDVVTKPFKPEVFYQKIGENIFRRKMEGLV
- the gap gene encoding type I glyceraldehyde-3-phosphate dehydrogenase; its protein translation is MKKIVIGINGFGRIGRTLFRLLQDHPNITVAAINDVADAKTLAHLLKYDSIHGSLPADVVSNGNYIIVNGEKVSVLNHQHPKDIDWKAHGVDLVVESTGKFKKRQDLEFHLKNGAQKVILSVPPEDESIQMVVLGVNEGILSNEDDIISNASCTTNNAAPMIKVVNELCGIEQAYITTVHSYTSDQRLHDGPHRDLRRSRAAAQSIIPTTTGAAKALTKIFPDLSDVIGGCGIRVPVPNGSLTDITFNVKKETSIEEINATFKRYAENGLKNILHYTEDPIVSIDINNSYHSCTFDSLMTSVIGKMVKIIGWYDNETGYCSRIIDLIALLIKKEYV
- the lipA gene encoding lipoyl synthase, with amino-acid sequence MSTSVAESVHPPKGKPKWLRVKLPTGKKYTQLRGLVDKYDLHTICTSGSCPNMGECWGEGTATFMILGNVCTRSCGFCGVKTGRPESVDWAEPEKVARSIKIMNIKHAVLTSVDRDDLKDMGSIIWAETVKAVRRMNPETTMETLIPDFQGIESHLDRILEVAPEVISHNMETVRRLTREVRIQAKYDRSLEVLNYLKKNGANRTKSGIMLGLGEEEDEVIATMEDLRKVDVDVVTIGQYLQPSKKHLPVKQFILPEQFKKYEEIGLEMGFRHVESGALVRSSYKAHKHIQ
- a CDS encoding RNA polymerase sigma factor, with translation MEKTEQSIKENIQKAKQGNQIAFSTLLDTFWNDVYGFQLLRTKNENDAEDITIRTFSRAFDKIDTYDDTYEFKTWLITISKNLHVDLIRKRKRSFLDEMESKGDEVKKVLDETPTVEDRLITEQNLANLLQDIKKLKPHYQKVINLRYFNELSYADIAKELNEPVNNIKVKLLRAKKLLAEIIKKK
- a CDS encoding anti-sigma factor, with amino-acid sequence MKEKVKLFLDSDILEKYLVGDASKEETLQAERYIAMYPEVRDAYNELQDNLETFAKMYAKKTPEGLKEIIISSAKQEKAVFKRFYKYAIAASVAIMIFAGSSYFFWSQNQSLQEENTLVNNKIKYLEDNMKDQLEDMRNQFIVLNNPDTRKYQVKGQREGKELKAIAYINPVKKLSYINVSNVPQLPENKCFQMWAEVNGELVNLGVIKQFDDKGKLLALPYADKAVSYITIEPEGGNTSPSVENIVANINY
- a CDS encoding RNA polymerase sigma factor, whose protein sequence is MSTLIERHIVSLLAEKDDKAISLLYENYGDTLFGVAYKVVKDEDLAQDVLQESFIKIWKKADTYDASKAKLFTWLFRITRNTAIDKLRSVNNKSDKEVQIDVSDVYNLGVSGISPEHLDVQENLHKIEEKYRIVLEALFFEGMTQQEASDELDIPLGTIKSRLKIGLRELGKIYGTTMTLLLLLNLLP
- the murB gene encoding UDP-N-acetylmuramate dehydrogenase, with amino-acid sequence MNLHENISLKQYNTFGIDVKARYFVEITGLAQLQKILELEAYPKKFIISGGSNMLLTKDIDALVMHINLKGISVVDENEDDVEIKVMAGENWHELVLWSLDKGYGGLENLSLIPGNVGTAPIQNIGAYGVELKDVFVSCSAMEIETGELVAFGHDACEFGYRDSIFKNEAKGKYIITSVNLKLTKKNHTLYTGYGTIESELKEKGIVHPTIRDISNAVIAIRQSKLPDPKELGNSGSFFKNPVISQKAYTKFIKKNPEAPSYEVDGEQYKIPAGWLIEQCGFKGKRFGDAGVHEKQALVLVNYGNATGMEIWKLAQQIQKEVAEKFKIKIQPEVNIIK
- a CDS encoding pyridoxal phosphate-dependent aminotransferase, whose amino-acid sequence is MPRISNKGRQMPASPIRKLVPYAEDAKKRGIHVIHLNIGQPDIKTPEVALNAVRNHNIEVLAYSMTEGSEAYREKIAHYYAKKDIHVTAKDIIVTTGGSEALSFAMGTIMDADDEIIIPEPFYANYNGFATASGVKVVPIASSIENNFALPPIADFEKLITPKTKAILICNPGNPTGYLYSKEEIQQLATLVKKHDLFLIADEVYREFTYDNKYHYSILQEDGLEANAIVVDSVSKRYSMCGARIGCLVSKNKDVIQTALKFAQARLSPPTFAQIASEAALETPQSYFDNVIEEYVARRNILVSELQKLDGVKVAVPQGAFYCVVELPIDDADDFAQWLLESFEIDGSTVMVAPAAGFYATPGLGKNQIRIAYVLKKSQLVKAVHILGKALTLYNTIK